In the Terriglobales bacterium genome, one interval contains:
- a CDS encoding VWA domain-containing protein: MKRGALIAILFLRALAAPAQQPTAAPENPQDAPATTLKVDVKLVNVYVSVLDANGSPVAGLTRDNFRLAEDDEPQKIAVFDREAEQPLSIVLAIDTSLSTRKDIRLELESARRFVHTILRPVDRLSLYQFDEVVKEMVPFTADLKAIDRGIDGVRVGSATAVFDAVYLGSEALSGRRGRKVLVIVTDGGDTASQVDYLEARREALTAEALVYSVIIVPIASSAGRNTGGEHALIQLSKDTGGKYFYADTTARLDEVFHKIDEELRTQYLLGYYPSRRVSDSEFRRIEVKVTPPAGSGEMTARHRTGYFTNPSK; this comes from the coding sequence ATGAAGCGCGGCGCCCTCATCGCAATCCTGTTTCTGCGCGCGCTCGCTGCTCCCGCGCAGCAGCCAACGGCGGCTCCCGAAAATCCGCAGGACGCGCCGGCCACCACGCTGAAAGTGGACGTGAAGCTGGTGAACGTGTACGTGAGCGTGCTCGACGCGAACGGTTCGCCGGTGGCGGGGCTGACGCGCGACAACTTCCGGCTGGCGGAGGACGACGAGCCGCAGAAGATCGCGGTGTTCGACCGCGAGGCGGAGCAGCCGCTTTCGATCGTGCTGGCGATTGACACATCGCTGAGCACGCGCAAGGACATCCGGCTGGAGCTGGAGTCGGCGCGGCGGTTCGTGCACACCATTCTGCGTCCGGTGGACCGGCTGTCGCTGTATCAGTTCGACGAGGTCGTGAAGGAGATGGTGCCCTTCACGGCGGACCTGAAGGCGATCGATCGCGGCATCGATGGCGTGCGTGTGGGCTCGGCGACGGCGGTGTTCGACGCGGTTTACCTGGGATCGGAGGCGCTGAGCGGGCGGCGCGGACGCAAGGTGCTGGTGATCGTGACCGACGGCGGCGACACGGCCAGCCAGGTGGACTACCTGGAGGCGCGGCGCGAGGCGCTCACGGCGGAAGCGCTGGTGTACAGCGTGATCATTGTTCCGATCGCGTCGAGCGCCGGGCGGAACACGGGCGGGGAGCACGCGCTGATCCAGCTGTCGAAGGACACGGGCGGCAAGTATTTTTACGCGGACACGACAGCGCGGCTGGACGAGGTGTTCCACAAAATTGACGAAGAGCTGCGCACGCAATATCTGCTGGGCTACTACCCGAGCCGGAGAGTTTCAGACTCGGAGTTCCGGCGGATTGAAGTGAAGGTGACGCCGCCGGCGGGCAGCGGCGAGATGACGGCGCGGCATCGGACGGGATACTTCACGAATCCGTCGAAGTAG
- a CDS encoding molybdenum cofactor biosynthesis protein MoaE: MAALIMQVRVLFFGVLKDVLGRAGETVLLPEGATVGDLVARYEQAEPRLGKWRASLAMSVNQEYARPESRLKNNDEVALLPPVSGGGEGAVVGPGYPRVGMVHEKIDAHSIVPPLERPEDGAIVMFDGIVRNHSRGRKTLYLDYEAYEPMALAEMAKLRAQALEKFAVREAAIVHRLGRLEVGESSVFIAVFSAHRAAAFEACRWIIDTLKKTVPIWKKEYFEDGAVWADGEPFPAEIAKSGAGLRSASPDEPPDATQTR, translated from the coding sequence GTGGCCGCGCTCATCATGCAGGTGCGAGTTCTGTTTTTTGGGGTGCTGAAGGACGTGCTGGGGCGCGCGGGGGAGACCGTGTTGCTGCCTGAAGGGGCGACGGTTGGCGACCTGGTGGCGCGCTATGAGCAGGCGGAGCCGCGGCTGGGGAAGTGGCGGGCGTCGCTGGCGATGAGCGTGAACCAGGAGTACGCGCGGCCGGAGTCGCGCCTGAAGAACAATGATGAAGTGGCGCTGCTGCCGCCGGTGAGCGGCGGCGGCGAGGGCGCGGTGGTGGGGCCGGGGTATCCGCGAGTGGGGATGGTGCACGAAAAGATTGACGCGCACAGCATCGTGCCGCCGCTGGAAAGGCCGGAGGATGGCGCGATCGTGATGTTTGACGGCATTGTGCGCAACCACAGCCGCGGGCGGAAGACGCTGTATCTGGATTACGAGGCTTACGAGCCGATGGCGCTGGCGGAGATGGCGAAGCTGCGGGCGCAGGCGCTGGAGAAGTTCGCGGTGCGCGAGGCGGCGATCGTGCACCGGCTGGGGCGGCTGGAGGTTGGCGAGTCGAGCGTGTTCATCGCGGTTTTCTCGGCGCATCGCGCGGCGGCGTTCGAGGCGTGCCGGTGGATCATCGACACGCTGAAGAAGACGGTGCCCATTTGGAAAAAAGAGTATTTCGAGGACGGCGCGGTGTGGGCGGATGGCGAACCGTTTCCGGCGGAGATTGCGAAAAGCGGAGCCGGGCTGCGCTCGGCCTCGCCCGACGAGCCGCCGGACGCCACGCAAACCAGATGA